In the genome of Methanophagales archaeon, the window AGCGGGATTTGGTGAGGATGCGGCAGTGCTCAGAGTGGACGATGACAATTTTATTTTGCTTGCGGTAGATGGGATATGGGGTAAATTATTGAATGCAGACCCATGGTGGGCAGGTTATTGCGCAGTACTCGTGAATGTAAATGATATAGCGGCGATGGGCGGTACTGCACTGGCGATGGTGAATCTGACCTCAACGCAGAAGAAGCATATATGTGCGGAATTGGGCAGGGGGATGCAGGATGGTGTGAAGAAGTTTGGCGTGCCGATGGTGGGGGGGCATCTACATCCCGATACTTCATACGATGCGCTTGATGTGGGGGTTGTCGGGACTGTGAAGCGGAACAGCGTGATATTCTCGAGTGGCGCGAAGCCAGGCGATAAAATAGTTGTGGCAATTGATCTCGATGGTAGAATATATCCGAAATACAACCTTGCATGGGACAACACGACAAGGAAGTCAGCAGCTGTGATAAAGAGGCAATTGAATACAATGGTGGAGATAGGAGAGAAGAGGCTGGCAACTGCCGGTAAGGACATAAGCAATCCTGGCACGCTTGGTACCCTGGGGATGTTACTCGAGTCTTCGGGTGTGGGAGCACGTGTGGAATTGGAGAAGATACCGAGACCCGATTCCGAAGAAGTACCAATCTCTATCGCACACTGGCTAAAGATGTATCCAGGTACAGGATTTGTACTAACGGTTGAGGATGCAGAGAGGGGCACGGAATGCATCAATATATTCGAGAATGCGGGTATAACAGCCGCTATGATCGGAGAAATAGATGCGAGTAAGAAGTTGATGATAGAAGATGGTGCGGAGAAGGCAACAGTATTTGACCTTAACCGGGAGATAATAACAGGCATAAAGTAAGTGTAAGAATATATCAGATTCAGATGGATGAAAGACGATTTCGATGAGTTATATGAGAGGATAAGGAGGGGAGGGATAGAGCGTGCAGATGCCTCATTTCTTGTGAGTAACCCCCCTCTTTTATTTCGCATCGCGGATGAGCTGCGAAAGGAGACGAAGGGAGATATTGTCACCTACGTGGTGAACAGGAACATAAATTTCACGAATGTCTGCATCGGGAATTGCAAGTTCTGTGCATTCAGGGAGGAGAAGAAGCGTGGCTATATGCTGAGTTTGGATGAGGTTCTGGAGAAGGTGGAAGAGGCGGTGAAAAATGAAGCGACTGAGATATGCATTCAGGGGGGATTGCATCCAGATCTCCTGCTGGATGACTATTGCAGACTTATTGAGACTATAAAATCGCAATTTGATGTGCATATCCATGCCTTCTCGCCTATGGAGATATACCATGTAGCAAGAAACACAGGGTTAGAAGCGGAAGAGGTATTAAAGGAGTTGAAGAGAGCGGGTTTGGGCTCTATTCCGGGCACGGCAGCAGAGATACTGGATGATTCTATAAGAGCGATAATATGCCCCCGGAAATTA includes:
- the cofH gene encoding 5-amino-6-(D-ribitylamino)uracil--L-tyrosine 4-hydroxyphenyl transferase CofH, with the translated sequence MKDDFDELYERIRRGGIERADASFLVSNPPLLFRIADELRKETKGDIVTYVVNRNINFTNVCIGNCKFCAFREEKKRGYMLSLDEVLEKVEEAVKNEATEICIQGGLHPDLLLDDYCRLIETIKSQFDVHIHAFSPMEIYHVARNTGLEAEEVLKELKRAGLGSIPGTAAEILDDSIRAIICPRKLNTAKWESIIRSAHRMGIPSTATVMYGHIETWRERINHIFRIRELQKETGGFTEFVLLKFMRKNNELGKLVKQDISFEENAIVHALARVILHPYCVNIQASWVKLGVEDAQRMLYFGVNDLGGTLMEENISRLSGSSAGEYLSPEEFERLIKDAGRTPRRRNTLYKLI
- a CDS encoding methanogenesis marker 2 protein produces the protein MRDMNQGEGVNLESLAAELRNFEGVKRKGAIRDLVKTLEDADRVGSKTIAGFGEDAAVLRVDDDNFILLAVDGIWGKLLNADPWWAGYCAVLVNVNDIAAMGGTALAMVNLTSTQKKHICAELGRGMQDGVKKFGVPMVGGHLHPDTSYDALDVGVVGTVKRNSVIFSSGAKPGDKIVVAIDLDGRIYPKYNLAWDNTTRKSAAVIKRQLNTMVEIGEKRLATAGKDISNPGTLGTLGMLLESSGVGARVELEKIPRPDSEEVPISIAHWLKMYPGTGFVLTVEDAERGTECINIFENAGITAAMIGEIDASKKLMIEDGAEKATVFDLNREIITGIK